The following DNA comes from Triticum aestivum cultivar Chinese Spring chromosome 3D, IWGSC CS RefSeq v2.1, whole genome shotgun sequence.
TCTTCAGGTCGATGCTCTTGGGAGAGTTTCTTTCTCTTCCATTCGCAGGCCCCGGTCTCTTCTTGAAGTTGACAATCCTTTGTCAGGTGAGGGTCCTCATGATCAGAAGTCTTCCGTGAGGTCCCTGGAGAAAGAACCTATGGTAGCAGCCAGGGTCACTGTTGAAGATGCCATTGGTCTTCTTCTTGAGGTGGATGATATTGACAGGCTCCTGCAGTCTAGCCAGGCACAGGAGAACAGCTTCCAGCTGAGGCGAAGGCGACAAGTTCTCCTTGAAGGTCTAGCCGCGTCACTTCAGCTTGCTGACCCTCTTGGGCCCAGCAAATCTGCCAATTCATCTGGTTTAGCCCCTAAGGATGATATTGTCTTTCTTCGCATTGTTTCTCTTCCCAAAGGACGTAAGCTTCTGGCTCGTTATATCCGGCTTATTGTCCCTGGAAGCGAGTTGACCAGGATTGTGTGCATGGCTATTTTCCGACACCTGAGGTTCTTGTTTGGGGGTTTACCATCAGATTCAAGTGCAGCAGAGACAACAGTTGCTCTGGCAAAGACTGTTTCGACTTGTGCTCACCATATGGAGCTCGGTGCTCTTAGTGCTTGCCTTGCTGCAGTTGTCTGTTCATCTGAGCAACCACCTCTCCGTCCTCTTGGTAGCTCTGCTGGTGACGGGGCTTCTCTTATTATCAAGTCAGTACTGGACCGAGCAACTGAGTTGCTGACTGATCAGCGTGCCGTATCCAGCTATACCCCGTCAAACCGAGCTCTCTGGCAGGCATCGTTTGATGCTTTCTTTGGGCTTCTGACAAAATACTGCCTCAGTAAGTATGAAAGTATTCTGCAGATGTTTGTGATGCAGGCATCAGGCTCTGTGATTGGATCTGAAGCCTCCCAAGCAACCAGCAGGGAGATGCCAGTAGAGTTGCTACGTGCAAGCCTCCCCCACACAAACGAGCAGCAACGCCAGATGCTGCTTGATTTCGCTCAGAGAACCACGCCTGCCAGCAGTTTTAATCCCACTGGTGCTAGCGGTGGACACATCTCTTCTGAATCGGTTCCTGGTTAATATAGCTCAAGGCCTCTGCGCAATTGTCTTCGGAATGGTTATTCTTATATATCCGAAGACATGCATGATTGCCCCCTTGATAAGGTTTTGAGCTGGGAGAAGTTCCATGGGCTCAGGAAAGTAGCCTTATTTCAGTCTGTGACTTTAAGTGTAGGTTTCAGATTAATCTCATAGACCAACAAAAAGAGATGGATCCCCCCTTTTATGTGGGTCATTTACTATAGCACACCCACCTGATGATCACAAATAGACTGTGGAGACATGTACTTATATTGCTGCAACTCTGTGCAGTGGATGAACTGGTCAGCTCGCTCGTCGGGGCAATCTAGTTTTTAACGTTTATGCGCCCGTGGTGCAGAAGACCGTAGTGTACAGGTTCGACTGCTAGAGCTTTCCTGTCTGTTCTTTTTACTGGAGCATGGAAGGTGCCAAAGGAGTCAAGTGTGGAGTCTGGTCCATCTGTTTTATTAGGACCAGGTATGTTGGAATAATGATGGGTAAGTGCTATTTATATGCTACTGCTGGAAAGATGTTTTTTCTTCGTTGCAACATTTTATAGATGTGTCATGTCCCTCCCAGGTATCCACTGATATTATAGTGGAGCACTGGAAATGGAAGCATTGTCATTTGTTCATCTTTTTTAGTTTGGCACTTTGTTTTTCTCAAGGGATGTGGGGCCAGTCTAGTTGGCTATAGAACAATACAATTGTATGTGCTGCTGAGTCAAAGATAGAAATTATAGAATTACAATCAACCTTCCTTTTTTTTCGAGCAAAACAGAGGCCACCCTGTCCGGTTTTCATTATAGAAAACCGAATGTCTTGCATAGAAGTTGAGTTTTTGTATGTGTGGGCATAATCTAGATCtcatgccatcatcatcatcatggtctTGAACTCGTCGAAGGTGAGCACCCCGTCGCCGTTGAGGTCGAACCGGCGGATCATAACCTGACACTCGTCGAGACGTCGACTTCCAGGTGCAGGCCTAGCCTGCTCATCATCAGCTTGAGGCTGAGCGGGGTGATGCAGCCCCTCCCTTCCATCTCGTACACCCCGAACGCCTCCCTGCACCTGTTTTCCTCTTCCTCGTGGCCGGCCTCAGCCTCCCGCACCAGCCTCAGGAACCCCTCCTCGTCCAGCAGCCCGTCGCCATCGGTATCTGCGGAGGCCATCAGGGCCTGCACCTCCTCGGTCGACATGTCGCCGCCCAGCGCCTCCTTGATGCAGAGCCGCAGCTCGGCCGTGGAGATCTGCCGTGATGCGGCCATGCTCATTCACTCGGCTGGGGTGGTAGCTGGTTTCCTGCTGCTGGTTGACATCGACTTCTGCTGTGTGGTATTTATAGCTGGGAATTGGTATGGGCGAGCAAACTAAGCCAAATAGCACCTACTAGTCCAGAATTTCTACGGTGACACCAAGAGCGAGTTAAATTTCGGACCAGGAAAAATAAAATGAGTGACCTTCTTTCTTTGACGGAATATATAGGATGCGAGAACGATGGGTTTATTTAAAACCGCCGTGCCATTTAAAATTGAACTTCAGTTTTGGCCCAGTGAACATCTTTTGACTGTACTGTAGTACGGCGCTTGGATGAGTTCAGTGGTGTTAGAGTTATAGTATAAGTCATGTATACCCCTTCGTATTTATCCCgtagtataaggggtttcctgcatatgtaccACACCTGTACGTGTATATATATCGgtctatggcctcatgggaatacaagttgcttattcctaacatggtattagagctttaGGTCTTTTTTTCGCACGCGCAACTCGTGCTCGATCCCGTCCTGCCGCCGCCGCGATTTTTCCTCTGTCTCGGCGTCGCTACTCTGCCTCGCCCGCCCTCCAGTTCGTCGCCGCTAGCGCCCGCCCGGCACCTCTCCCTCCCGCCAGGTGCTGCCGTCGCCCGCCCGGCTCCTCTCCCGCCAGGTGCTGCCGTTCGTCGCCCGCCCGCGCCCGCCCGGCTCCTCCCCCGNNNNNNNNNNNNNNNNNNNNNNNNNNNNNNNNNNNNNNNNNNNNNNNNNNNNNNNNNNNNNNNNNNNNNNNNNNNNNNNNNNNNNNNNNNNNNNNNNNNNNNNNNNNNNNNNNNNNNNNNNNNNNNNNNNNNNNNNNNNNNNNNNNNNNNNNNNNNNNNNNNNNNNNNNNNNNNNNNNNNNNNNNNNNNNNNNNNNNNNNNNNNNNNNNNNNNNNNNNNNNNNNNNNNNNNNNNNNNNNNNNNNNNNNNNNNNNNNNNNNNNNNNNNNNNNNNNNNNNNNNNNNNNNNNNNNNNNNNNNNNNNNNNNNNNNNNNNNNNNNNNNNNNNTGTCGTCCGCCGGGTGCCGCCGCTCCCGTTGCCGCCAGCCGCCAGCCGGGAGCCGCCGTTCCCGTTGCCCCGCCAGGCTCCTCTGCCTCCGTCAGGTGCCCGGGCGGCTCCTTCC
Coding sequences within:
- the LOC123079297 gene encoding putative calcium-binding protein CML23; protein product: MAASRQISTAELRLCIKEALGGDMSTEEVQALMASADTDGDGLLDEEGFLRLVREAEAGHEEEENRCREAFGVYEMEGRGCITPLSLKLMMSRLGLHLEVDVSTSVRL